The window GATTCTCGGCCTCATCACGGTGTTCATCTTCTATCGGGCGGTGCCCGCCTTCCGGCTGATGGGCGCCCGCCTGTTCGGCTTCACCGACCCCGTGACGGTCTTGGGCGTCTCGCTGCCGGCCGTCGAGACGTTCTGGAGCACCGGGTCGAACACCTACTCGCTGGTGCCGATGATCTGGGGCACGCTCGTGACCACCGCCATCGCGATGGTCATCGCGGGGCCGCTCGGTATCGCGGGGGCGCTCTTTCTCGCTGAAATCGCGCCGCCGATGGTCCGGGAGGTGGTCAAGCCGGGCGTGGAGATTCTGGCCGGCATTCCCTCCATCGTCTACGGCTATCTCGGCTTCGTGACGCTGAACACCTTCCTCTTCGAGCACCTGCGGATGTCGAACCTCGGGAGCCTCTTTCTGGTCGGCCTGGTTATCGGGCTGATGGCGCTGCCGACGGTCGTTTCGGTCGCCGACGACGCGCTCACGAGCGTGCCGGCCAGCATGCGTGACGGGTCGGCCGCGATGGGCGCAACCGAGTGGCAGACGACGAAGAGCATCACGCTCCCGGCGGCGCTGTCGGGCGTTTCCGCCGCCGTACTGCTCGGCATCGGCCGGGCCATCGGCGAGACGATGGCCGCGACGGTCATCATCGGCCACAGCCAGCAACTCCCGCAACCGCTGGCCGACGTCTTCGCGAGCACCGAGACGCTGACGAGCCTCATCGCCAGCCAGTACGGCAACGCCGACGGTGGCCACATGAGCGCGCTGTTCGCGGCCGGTGTCGTCCTCTTCGTCACCGTGCTGGTGTTGAGCATCGGCGCCCGACGCGTCGAACTTCGGATGGAGCGGAAACTCGGGGGTGAGCCATGAGCGGTGAGTACGCCTCGACGCTCGTCACCGACGAGGCGACGCTCGGCGAGCGTGTCGCCTCGACGACGATTGGCCTCGGCCTCCTCGTGTTCGTGCTGTCGGTGCTGGCGGTCGCTCGCGTGGTGACCGAGGAGGCGTCGGTCCTCGGTATCGGCCTCTACGATTTCCTCGCTGGCGGCCTGCTGGCGATGGGTCTCGGCGTCGGCGTCGTCGGCGTCGGGTCGGCACTCGGGCGGGTCGCAACGACGCCCGACGAGACGCCGGGCACGGTCACCGCGGGCGCATTCGGCCTTATCGCGGCCGCCGTCGTCTGGCTGTCGACCGCCCAAATCGGCGCTTTCGGCCCCCTTGGAGGCGTCCCCGCTGGCCTCCTCGCGGGCGCCGTCACGTTCGTCGGCCTCGGGTTGCTGCCGGAGGATCTCGGGTCGACGCTGCCGACGGTTGCGGTTGCGGTCGCGGTCTCTGGGGCCGTGCTGACGAACCTCCTCACGCCCGCGTGGCTGTGGGACCCCGAGTGGCTCTCGGCGGGCTTTTCGGGGTCGATGACGATTCCGGTGCTGCTTGCGGTCGCCGCGCTCCTGACGGCGTGGGCCGGCGCGAAAGCCTACGGCGGCTACGGCAGCGAGGGCCGACAGGCCGGCGCGTACCTGCTGGTCGCGCTGAACGCGCTCGGGATGTTGGCCGTGCTGTTGGCCATCATCCTCTTTATCGTCACGAAGGGCGTCGCCCCGGCCTTCGAGGGGTTCTCGCTGTCCCCCTTCGATTGGCCGTTCGTCCTGAACGGCTACTCGTTCCGGCCGGACGTGGTCAACGGGGTGTTCCCGGCCATCGTCGGCACGATATACCTCGTGGTCGGGGCGACGCTAACGGGCGTCCCCGTCGCCGTCGCCGCCGCCGTGTTCCTCACCGAATACGCCGAACAGGGGCCGTTCGTCGGCGCCGTGGAAATCGCCACGAACGGCCTCTGGAGTACGCCCTCGGTAGTGTACGGCCTGTTCGGCTACGCCTTCCTCGTGCCGCGACTCGGCGGCACCACCTCGCTGCTGTCGGGGATGCTCGTTCTCGGGTTCATGCTGATGCCGCTGTGTCTCATCACCTCACGGGAGGCCATCAAGGCCGTTCCCGACGAATACCGCGACGCCAGCGCCGCCCTCGGCGTCTCCCAGTGGGAGACCGTCAAAAGCGTCGTCGTCCCCGCGGCGATGCCCGGCATCGTCACGGGCGTTATTCTGGGCGTCGGCCGCATCGCCGGCGAGACGGCGCCCATCCTGCTGGTGATGTCCGGCGGCCTGCGCGACGACGCCCCGAACGTTCTCGGGTCCTTCGAGTTCACCTCGGCGCCGCCCTTCGTCGCCAACGACGCGCTGTTGCAGAGTTCACCGGCCCTCCCGTATCAACTGTACGCGACCATCACCTCGGGCGTCTCCGCGGAGAACGCCGTCGAGTACGGCTGGGGCACCGCCTTCGTGCTGCTGGTGGTCGTGCTGTCGTTCTACGCGGTCGGCATCGCCACGCGGATGTACTTCAGACGGAGACTCAACTATGAGTAACACCACACCATTGGAGACGGAACGGACCGATGGACGCGACGACCCCGACGCTGTGCGCGCAACGACGGTCGGCGAGTCCGAGGAAACGATTCGGCCCGCCTGGCGCCAGTACGACTTCGAGGGCGACCCGAAGATGTCGGTTCGAAACCTCGACGTCCACTACGGCGACGACCACGCGCTGAAGGACATCAGCATGGAGATTCCCGAGGAGAGCGTCACCGCGCTCATCGGGCCATCCGGCTGCGGGAAGTCGACGTTCCTCCGGTGTCTGAACCGGATGAACGACCGGATTCGCGCCGCCGACGTCGACGGCGAGGTGACCTACGACGGCGAAGACATCTATCAGGGTGGCGTCAACCTCGTCGAACTCCGCAAGCGCGTCGGGATGGTGTTTCAGGCGCCGAACCCCTTCCCGAAGTCGATTCGGGAGAACGTCTCCTACGGGCCGCGCAAACACGGCGAGGTCCGGACCGGCTTCTTCGACCGCCTGACCGGCCGCGACGACCGCGAACAGCGGGACCGAATCGTCGAGGAGTCCCTCCGGAAGGCGGCGCTGTGGGACGAGGTCAACGACCGCCTCGACGAGAACGCCCTCAGCCTCTCGGGCGGCCAACAACAGCGGCTCTGTATCGCCCGCTGTCTCGCGGTCGACCCCGAGGTCATCCTGATGGACGAACCGGCGTCGGCGCTGGACCCCATCGCGACTGCGAAAATCGAGGACCTCATCGAGGAGCTATCCGAGGAGTACACGGTCGTCGTCGTCACCCACAACATGCAGCAGGCCGCCCGCATCTCCGACCAGACGGCCGTCTTCCTCACCGGCGGCGAACTCGTCGAGTACGGCGACACCGACCGCATCTTCGAGAACCCGAACAGCGACCGCGTCGAGGATTACATCACCGGGAAGTTCGGCTAACCATGTCCCGAGCAGACTACCAGCGACAACTCGACGCCCTCCGCGCCGACGTCGTCGAGATGAGCGACCACGCCGTCGACGGCTGTGCGCGCATCGTCTACATGACCGACCACGACGCGGGGTCGCTCTACTGACGATGAACTCGATATCCGATTCCGACCCGGTGAAACGGAAGGTGCAGTTGGCCGGCGGCTCGACGTTTACCCTCTCCATCCCGAAGGAGTGGGCGACACAGCGTGATATCTCGCCCGGCACGGGCCTGCTCATCTATCCCTTCGACGACCGCCTCGTCGTCGCGCCGGCCGAGCGCAACGACGGCGGCCGGACGACGGTCATCGACGCCGACAGCCTCGACGAGGAACTACTCGCGTGGCGGATGCGAGCCGCCTACGTTTCGGGTGCCGACGCCATCGAGGTGCGCTCGAAGACGGGGCTGTCGACCGCCCAGCGTCGCCTCGCATCGAGCATCGTCACCGACCTCGTCGGGATGGAAATCGCCGAGGAATCAGAGACCGAACTCCGCATTCGGAGCCTGCTGAACGCCGCCGAAGTTTCGCTGGAACGCACCATCGAACAGCTCCGCAATCTCGCGTTGCCGATGCATCGGGACGCCATCGAGGCGGTCCGGACCGACGACGCGGAGTTCGCCGCACAGGTCGCCGCCCGCGATGACGACGTCGACCGGCTGTTCGCGCTCGTCAGCCGGCAGTTCCATCGCGTCCTCACCGACGTCCGGGAGATGGAGCACCTCGAACCCGGCCATCTGCGGGCGTTCGCCCAGTTCCGTATCGCCCGCCAACTCGAACGCGTCGCCGACCACGCCGAACGCATCGCAGCGGTAACCGACCGCCAGCCGGCGGGGCCGCCGACGGAGGTCGCCGACCGTCTGGCGGGGTTCGGCGCGGACGCACGGCGGGTCGTTACGACCGCCCTCGACGGCGACGCCGCGCGGGCGCTGGGGCAGCGAGCCGACGTACTCGATGCGGCGGATACCTTCGACCGCGAACTCCACGACAGCCGCACCGAATCGACGTATCTCTACGGGCGCATCGTCGAACGCGTCCGCCGGACCGCAGAACACGGCGGCAACGTCGCCGAAGTCGTCGCGCTCCTCGATGCGACCGATAACCGATAGGCGCTCCCTTTTCCTGCAGCCGTCGCTGTAGGAGCGGCCGAACTGGTCGTACCGTTCCGGTTACCGACGCGGGTCGCCTACCGGTTCCACGGCGCTTCTTCGAAATCGACGTACCGTTTCTCGCGGTCGATGGCGTCGATTCGCTCGATGTCGGCGTCGGTCAGGTCCACGTCGAGGGCGCCGATGTTCTCCTCGATGTGGTCGGCGGATGCGGATTTCGGAATCGCGGCGACCGAGTCCTTCGAGAGCAGCCACGCCAACGCGACCTGTGCGGGCGTCGCGCCGTGGCTCTCTGCGATGTCGACCAGTTCCGGAACCTCGGTGACGTTGCCTTTCGCCATCGGCGTGTAGGCGACCAGCTGGTGGCCATGCTCGCGGGCCAGTGCACGGAGTCGGCCCTGCTGGAGCAGGGGGTGGCACTCGACCTGATGGGCGAACAGCGGCGCATCGAGCGTTTCGATAGCCGCCTCCAGCAGTTCGGGCGTGAAGTTCGACAGGCCGACGTTTCGAATCAGGCCACGCTCGTAGAGGTCGTCGAACGCCGACAGCGTCTCCCGTCGGTCGTAGGCCCGAATCGGCCAATGGACGTACAGCAAATCGAGCGTCGTTACGCCCAGGCGTTCCCGGCTGGCTTCGGCGTGGTCGATAACGTCGTCGTACGAGAGGTTGTCCGGGCTGATTTTCGTGGCCAGAAAGACGTCCTCGCGGTCGACGTCGGACCGCCGGATGCCTTCGCCGACGGCCCGTTCGTTCTCGTAGCCTTCGGCGGTATCGACGTGCCGGTAGCCGCAGTCCAGCGCCGTCGCGACGCTTTCCGCACAGACCTCCGGGTCGGTGTTCTCGTAGGTTCCGATGCCGATGTCGGGGAGTTCCTCGACGACCATACCCCGTATGGAGGCGGCGGTCCCTTGGGTGTTCGTCCTCCAACTGACTGAGCTGTAGAATTTTCTTGCATACGGGTCACCCGTTGACCCGTTGAAAAACCAAACCGGCAGAGGGCCTGGATTAATCGTCATCCGCGATAGCGGATGAATCTGCTTCTGTACCAGTAGCGAGATCTGGTGGCGTTTCGTTTTCGATGACAGCCATCTCTCGGGGGAGTGCTCTGATTTTGATTCCACGCCATTCCCCGTCGACGCCGAGGAGTGCTTGCGAGTAGCCTTTCTCCTTGTCACCCGGAACCGCGTTCTGAACGAACCGCATTTGGGCGTGATTCAAATCGAAGATCTCCGCGATATCCGGGTCCATCCCGTCGAGTTTGTGGAACTGCTTGATGGCACACTGGTCAAGGATGATTTTTGAGATATCGTGTGCGAGGAACTCATCGACAGTCTGTGTGACCAGTCGAATCGACAAGTCGTGGTGGCGATGGTGTCTGAAGATGGTCTCTAGATACTCCAGGGTCTCGGCGTCTTTCATGAGGTACCGCGCCTCGTCGATAATAAACACGACCTCCTTTTCTGTCTCCTTGGCACGCTCATAGACCAGTGAAATGAGCAACTCCATCAACAGGCTCGTGTGTCCACCGATAGACCCACCCTGCTGAGTCAGGTCCAGATACAACACCTTCTCGTCTCGGATGTCGAATTCGCTCTCTCGACCGAGGTTCTCGAACTGCCCGCCTTCAGCGAAGGGACGCAACTGATCGAGCAGCCAGACGGCATCCGATCGGATCTTCTCGCCTTCGGCCTCTACTCGCACGACATACTCATCGGGGTCTTCGCTCATTTCTTCGAGAATATCCAGCATCTCCTGTACCGTCGGACTCTCGCGGCTGTGCGTCGAGACGTCTTCCGTGATTCCCTTCCGGTCGTAGGCTTCGTCGATGGCGAGTTCTAGCGTTGTGCGTCGATCGCCGAGGTCCACATCGCGGAGCGCGAAGTAGTTCGTGAAGAAACTCACCGCCCGGTTTCGCTTTTCTTTTAGAGGGCTCGCATCATCGCCACGTTCGGCACGGCGGTGTTCCGGGGTCGGTTTGATTTCTAACGGGTTGAGACCCAGCGTTCCGCCGACGGTCAACTGTCGGCCGCCGAGCGCATCGACGACCCCATTCCAGTTGTTGAGCGGCTCGAGAACGACCCCAATCCGATCCGGATCACGCTCTAGCGTACGGATGAAGTTCTGTTTCGAACCGAAGGACTTCCCCGAACCAGGATCCCCAACCGTGAACATCGCATAGCCGTCCTCGCGCTCGAAGGGGTCGATAACGACGGGGCTTCGGGTGTCCTTGTGGATACCGAATTCGACGCCACCGTCCTCGAGAATCGTTGCGTTATGCGGTGACGCAAGCAACGCACCGACGGCGCCGCCGAGCGCAACGGCATCCCGTTCCAGCCCGCTCGGACCGACCGGAGCGGCCGACCGGAGCGCCTTGTCCTGCGTACAAATCGCCGTCTTCGGTTCCAGTCCAGCCGGTTGCTCACGGAGCGTCGCTCTGACTTTCTTGACGGCCTGCTGGAGTTCGTCCCGTGTGTCCGCCCGCACCGTAATGACGAGTTCCTGGTCGAAGACCTGCTGGCCGTTCTCGACGGCCTTGTAGGTCGCGACGGCGTCGTTGGCTTTCTCCTGTAGATAGGCACCCCTGACCGATTTTTCGAGGTCGGCATCAGCCTGTAAGTCGTCGGCCACCCGTTGCAGTTCGTCGCGAGCACGGCCTTGGTTTTTTGGCACGATGCGAGACGTCACGTCGAACTCGATATCGGTCAACTCGAAGAGCTTGCTCAGATAGCCATCCTTCGGAGCGTCGGGATATTCTGCGACGTACAGAGTGGTCGTCCATTGTTCACCGACCTTCGCGGCTCTGGTATCCCACTGAACCGCCGCTGGTGCTACCGTATCCTGATGCTGTTCGGCGATCGAATCCAACAGATCACGTTCGATATCGGCCGCTTCCAACGTTTCCTCGTCGAGGTGGGAGGAGAGTGGTGTCTCTTCGCGAGTTCGCTCGCGCCACCACGAAACGAGATTCGCGATCACGATGAGTGCGAGCACGCTGCTGACACCGTATACCAGTATTCCCTCACTCGAAACGACAGGCGGTAGCGAATCGAGTCGACTGATCGCGTCTGTAATAACCTCGCTTGGTGTCATCGGTCGTCCTCCCGCGGACTCCGACTCACAGCCGGTTCGGTACGGATGAGCTGCTCGGCGTGGTCTTCGCTGAGTTCCTCACCGTTCCAGAATTCGGTCAGTAGAAGGAATATCTCGACTGTCGTGAGGCGTCGGTCGGTCCACCCGGAGACGTTGTCGATGAACTCCGAGCGGACCGTCTCGATTCGATCATCGAGCTTTTCGAACATTGCAGCCCGCAACTCGGATTCTTCGAGTTGCTCTCGCCGGGTGACGAACGGGTTGAACAGAAAACCGATAATCGGGAACTTCGTGAGTTTCTCGCCCGGCGTTTGCTCGGCTCCGTATCGCTTGTAGACCTCAATGCGATCGACCTCGACGCCGAGATAGTAGTGCAACTCTTGAGCGTCTGCGAGGTCGTCGGGCCGTTTGTCTTGGTATTCCTCGATCAACTCGCCGAAGACCGGATTGGCTTGGACGTCCTCGTCTTCAAGTCGATCATCGAGTTGTTTGACGAGCCGTTCGACCGGAAACGAGCGGGTCGTCGCATACATCGTCAGTGGGAAGCCCAACTCGTTGTTCGCGAACTCCTCGCCCGCTCGCTGGACGGCGGCCCAGTCATCTGACATGGCGAAATCCATGTTCGCCGGTTCGAGTTCGATGAACGCCTCCATCGTCCCATCCGTCCGCTCGATGGCGTTCGCACCCGGCCATGCCCGCCTGACGTTCGTCAGGTCCTGTGTGGATTCATCGACGCTGAACGGCGTGTACTGAACCAGACCGCCCTCGGTGGTCGGGTTGGTATCCGCCGTGCGATAGCTGTGGGTCACCCGTGGACGCTTTGTGACATAGCGTAGAACGTCGGTCAACCAGTCCCACGCGGTGAGTTGCGGTGGTGCTGCATAGACCAGTGCCGTACCGATGGTCAGCCCTGTGAAGAGGAGACCGATGGTAACGATACCGATGTTCAGCAAACTGCCGATGAGTAGGCCAGCTAACGGAAATCCAAGCAAGACGCCGACATCTCCTTCCCGAATGTTGATGACCGGGATGCGATTGTCTTCACCGAGACGGTTCATGATGCGCCGTTGTGCTCTGTCGTAGTCAGTCATTGATCAGTAGTAGGCCGGATCGTTTTCTTTTCGCCGATACTCCGAACGACCTCCAGAGTCCGCCTCGTCGGATGAATCCGAGGCAGGTTGATCTCCCGTTCGTCGGGCGACTCTGTATCGGTTCGATACCGCCACGCTTGCGCCGGCTGTTGGTCCCCAACGGCCGGCAGCAGCAGCGGCTCTCGGACCACCGATCGCAGCCGCTCCAGCGACGGTTCCCAACAGCACTGTTCCTCGACTCGCTGTTCCCAGCACTCGGGCTGCCAGCGGGCTCGCATATTGGAACGTCTTCCAGGTGACGAATAACGCGATAATCGGTAGCGAGATTACGACGAGATACTCGAAGAACGACCCTGAAACGGCCAGTTTTGACTCGCCAGTAAACAGGAACGCATAGCCGCGGAACAGAAGCGCAGCCGGCAATGGGAGAATCGCGAGCGGGATAAACTGGGCACAGATTCGTCGGGCGATTCCCGAAAGGACAGGAACGTTTCCGTAGGAAATCGCAAGCCCAACTGGCATCCCGTAGAGGTACACGTACAGTAGGACGTCTCGAATGAAAAACAGCGCCTGTACAGCGAGCATCGAGAGGCCGCCAACCATCGCCATGAGAAGCGTGACTACGGGTGTATCAACCGCGTGTGGAAGCATCGCGATGAGTGCCTCCGCTACCTGCGTGATATTCGGGAGCAACCCGATTGTAAGCCCGTGAACGAAGTACAACGTCATCACCGCGAGCCAATACCAGGTGACAATGAGGAATGCACCTGTCCACGACGACCGCCGAGCCTTTCGCTGTTCGTAGGCGCTTCCCATGTTGAATATCCGGATAAAATGCCGTCCTTGGACACAGAGAAAGAGAATAACGAGTCCGAAAATCATCATCTCTCCCGCCACGGTTGCCTCATAGATGCCGTGCCAGAGACCGTCTGATTTTGGGGGCTTGCTGAAGACTTTAGCAGTGCCATCACCCTCCGGGAGAGGTGTGGCGAAGAGCGAGGCACCCAGATCGCGAAGTCCCCCCACTAATTCCTCTGAAAACCATTCTGTGACTCTTTTGACGATGTCCTCGAACCATTTCAGACCAAAATCTGAGAACGGTGTTTCGGCCATTTTCATCCCCTCTCGATGATTTCTGGTCTACAGGCGTCGTATTCATCCGCACTTGGGTATTCAACCAGAAACTGCTGTTCGATATTGGGATAATTAGTTCCAGTTATAGTGATGAGACACTCTCCCTCTTGTCTCTCTTCTTTGCAATCCGTTCCCTCACCTTCGAACGAAAACGGAAGTGTACTACTGAAGATTGTATCCGCAGAATCTGGGTTTAGGATAATTCGGTCGCGTTCCCCTTGTCCGGTTGTATCGTCGAAAATACCACTTTCAGAGTTATGTAACGCTGTAGGATTCGGAACATCGCCGCTGAACTCTAACTGCTGAATGGCTGTAGGACCAGTACCCGTATTACGTAGTTCGACAAAACATTCTACATCTGCTGTTTTTCCAAGTGAGTCTGGCATTCGATCTGGGTGATTCTCCCCTATACCGATATCGACGATTTCCAGATTGGGATGTATGTCAAGAGATGTCGTCGCGCTTCGTTCACCGCTCTCGACTAGGGCAATCTCGTATTCGCCCGGAGTGTAATCTACACCCAACTCGAAGGTGAGCTGAGTCTCCCCGGATGTTCGGTCTGCTTCAGCGAATAACTCACCGTCCGGATTTGTAATTGCGATATTGCCGCTGGTATCGTCGGCAAGTTTGACGACAAGTTCGGTATTGTCTACAGTGACATTCTCGAATAATTCTCCTCCCGTCGATGTACTCTCAGAGCAGCCAGCAAGCGCTGCTGCTCCGGCGATACTACACAACACGTTGCGTCGAGTTCGCTCTCTCATTAGAATCGCCTCCAGTGGAGCAACGTTCCGAGTTGTCGACCAGCGTACAGTGCGACCGCGAAGGGGAGCAGGACCATTCCCAACCGCCACAACAGCCTTGTCCAGCCGTAAATCGTGGTCAGTGGATGCCATCGAACGATATCGGTATCGCTCGCATACGGTGGATAGGCGCTGAGCCACGATTCCGGCTCGTATCGAGCCGTATACGTGCCGGGTTGGGTGATGAAAACCGTCGCTTTGCCTGTTCCATTCGTTTTCACGCGCTGGTCCGCGATCTGGATGTAGCCTTCCTGTTCAAGTGTGCCAACTGGCGACCGACGATTGTTATCCTGCAATACAATCGGATTGCCAGTTTTGGCGGCCTCCAATTTCAGCAGCACCGTAACTCCGGATTCGTTTCGCTTGACGATGGAGGCCGAGAGGCTGCTCTCCCGAATCTTCCGCGGACTAGTTGGAGATTCGAGGATCGTTGCTTGCGTGCCGTAGACGATGCCGTGAACTGTCAGCGCATCCGGGTTGACATGGCGTGATTCAACAGCCATGCCGTACGTCGGTTCGTACGTCGAGTTGATGACCGCTACCGAGACGTTCTCCGGGATCGACTCGGCGGGCGATTCGTAGGATCGGCCCCACGTTTCGATAATCGTTGGACCACCGTACTCCGGCTTGGCCCGTGGCCCGAGTTCTGACGGATACGCGTGAACGTAGACGGGCAACGCATCCGATTCGATCGGCTTGGATTCTTTCGCCGTTGAACGCATAAGGACGTCCCAGCGCGTGTCTCTGGCGTTGAAGAATCGCCAAACGCCTCTGACTCGGTGACTCCCGTTCTCGGTTAGGGAATAGCCCTGCCATGGCTCGGTCTGATAAATCGAGACGCCCATCTTTCCATCCGGATACTCCGAGAAATGCGCC of the Natronomonas halophila genome contains:
- the pstA gene encoding phosphate ABC transporter permease PstA, which encodes MSGEYASTLVTDEATLGERVASTTIGLGLLVFVLSVLAVARVVTEEASVLGIGLYDFLAGGLLAMGLGVGVVGVGSALGRVATTPDETPGTVTAGAFGLIAAAVVWLSTAQIGAFGPLGGVPAGLLAGAVTFVGLGLLPEDLGSTLPTVAVAVAVSGAVLTNLLTPAWLWDPEWLSAGFSGSMTIPVLLAVAALLTAWAGAKAYGGYGSEGRQAGAYLLVALNALGMLAVLLAIILFIVTKGVAPAFEGFSLSPFDWPFVLNGYSFRPDVVNGVFPAIVGTIYLVVGATLTGVPVAVAAAVFLTEYAEQGPFVGAVEIATNGLWSTPSVVYGLFGYAFLVPRLGGTTSLLSGMLVLGFMLMPLCLITSREAIKAVPDEYRDASAALGVSQWETVKSVVVPAAMPGIVTGVILGVGRIAGETAPILLVMSGGLRDDAPNVLGSFEFTSAPPFVANDALLQSSPALPYQLYATITSGVSAENAVEYGWGTAFVLLVVVLSFYAVGIATRMYFRRRLNYE
- a CDS encoding phosphate signaling complex PhoU family protein, with the translated sequence MNSISDSDPVKRKVQLAGGSTFTLSIPKEWATQRDISPGTGLLIYPFDDRLVVAPAERNDGGRTTVIDADSLDEELLAWRMRAAYVSGADAIEVRSKTGLSTAQRRLASSIVTDLVGMEIAEESETELRIRSLLNAAEVSLERTIEQLRNLALPMHRDAIEAVRTDDAEFAAQVAARDDDVDRLFALVSRQFHRVLTDVREMEHLEPGHLRAFAQFRIARQLERVADHAERIAAVTDRQPAGPPTEVADRLAGFGADARRVVTTALDGDAARALGQRADVLDAADTFDRELHDSRTESTYLYGRIVERVRRTAEHGGNVAEVVALLDATDNR
- the pstC gene encoding phosphate ABC transporter permease subunit PstC, producing the protein MLGSSSLEAIPRLDRRTDLSREAAAMLAVLSVSLLGTFVLFLLNDLLAVVPLVAFLAAVGYGWVTQQDVTARVLSLIATASTIAILGLITVFIFYRAVPAFRLMGARLFGFTDPVTVLGVSLPAVETFWSTGSNTYSLVPMIWGTLVTTAIAMVIAGPLGIAGALFLAEIAPPMVREVVKPGVEILAGIPSIVYGYLGFVTLNTFLFEHLRMSNLGSLFLVGLVIGLMALPTVVSVADDALTSVPASMRDGSAAMGATEWQTTKSITLPAALSGVSAAVLLGIGRAIGETMAATVIIGHSQQLPQPLADVFASTETLTSLIASQYGNADGGHMSALFAAGVVLFVTVLVLSIGARRVELRMERKLGGEP
- a CDS encoding aldo/keto reductase gives rise to the protein MVVEELPDIGIGTYENTDPEVCAESVATALDCGYRHVDTAEGYENERAVGEGIRRSDVDREDVFLATKISPDNLSYDDVIDHAEASRERLGVTTLDLLYVHWPIRAYDRRETLSAFDDLYERGLIRNVGLSNFTPELLEAAIETLDAPLFAHQVECHPLLQQGRLRALAREHGHQLVAYTPMAKGNVTEVPELVDIAESHGATPAQVALAWLLSKDSVAAIPKSASADHIEENIGALDVDLTDADIERIDAIDREKRYVDFEEAPWNR
- the pstB gene encoding phosphate ABC transporter ATP-binding protein PstB, which encodes MSNTTPLETERTDGRDDPDAVRATTVGESEETIRPAWRQYDFEGDPKMSVRNLDVHYGDDHALKDISMEIPEESVTALIGPSGCGKSTFLRCLNRMNDRIRAADVDGEVTYDGEDIYQGGVNLVELRKRVGMVFQAPNPFPKSIRENVSYGPRKHGEVRTGFFDRLTGRDDREQRDRIVEESLRKAALWDEVNDRLDENALSLSGGQQQRLCIARCLAVDPEVILMDEPASALDPIATAKIEDLIEELSEEYTVVVVTHNMQQAARISDQTAVFLTGGELVEYGDTDRIFENPNSDRVEDYITGKFG
- a CDS encoding VirB4 family type IV secretion system protein, which gives rise to MTPSEVITDAISRLDSLPPVVSSEGILVYGVSSVLALIVIANLVSWWRERTREETPLSSHLDEETLEAADIERDLLDSIAEQHQDTVAPAAVQWDTRAAKVGEQWTTTLYVAEYPDAPKDGYLSKLFELTDIEFDVTSRIVPKNQGRARDELQRVADDLQADADLEKSVRGAYLQEKANDAVATYKAVENGQQVFDQELVITVRADTRDELQQAVKKVRATLREQPAGLEPKTAICTQDKALRSAAPVGPSGLERDAVALGGAVGALLASPHNATILEDGGVEFGIHKDTRSPVVIDPFEREDGYAMFTVGDPGSGKSFGSKQNFIRTLERDPDRIGVVLEPLNNWNGVVDALGGRQLTVGGTLGLNPLEIKPTPEHRRAERGDDASPLKEKRNRAVSFFTNYFALRDVDLGDRRTTLELAIDEAYDRKGITEDVSTHSRESPTVQEMLDILEEMSEDPDEYVVRVEAEGEKIRSDAVWLLDQLRPFAEGGQFENLGRESEFDIRDEKVLYLDLTQQGGSIGGHTSLLMELLISLVYERAKETEKEVVFIIDEARYLMKDAETLEYLETIFRHHRHHDLSIRLVTQTVDEFLAHDISKIILDQCAIKQFHKLDGMDPDIAEIFDLNHAQMRFVQNAVPGDKEKGYSQALLGVDGEWRGIKIRALPREMAVIENETPPDLATGTEADSSAIADDD